In Candidatus Zixiibacteriota bacterium, the genomic stretch CAGGTGACTCGATACAGCGAGCGGCCGCAGGCCTTCATGGCGAGGATTTCGTTTTTGCGGGCGAGCAGCGATATGGAAAACAAGGACGCGAGCAGGATGAACAGCGGGAAGAACTTGCTGAGCACCCATCCGGCGAAGTACGTGTAGTACTCGACAATCGTCAGGAAGGGCACATTGTTATCGATGAAATCGCGAAGTTCCTCGACCATGTTGATGATAATGATCGTAAACCCGAGGGCCAGCATCACGACCAGCAGCGAGAGCATGAAATAGCGGAGCAGGTACTGATCGAGTTTTTTGACCAGAATCATCGGTTCACCCAATCCGCCGGAACCATGCGAACATAGGCCGTTCGGTGACGACGATGTAGAGCAGGTAGATGCCGAGGCCGCCGACCAGGAAATTTGCGCTCCACATCGCCCAGAAGGGATCCATCAGACCGCGGTCGGCGATATCTTCGCCGCCGATCAGAAAGGCCCAGTAGACGATGAACAGCAGGATCGAGATCGCGATGGCCATTCCCATGCCGCCGCGGCGGGAGAGAATCCCCAGGGGGGCGCCGATCAGGATGAAGGCCAGCGAGGCCGCCGGGATAGAGTATTTCTTGTGAATTTCGAGATCGAACTTGCTCATGATTTTTTTCTGTGCGACCATCTGCTCGCGGTTGCGCTCGACCAGGCGATGCCACCCGGCGACTTCGTTTTTGAGCCGCAGGTAGGCGATGGAATCGACCTTGATATCGGACATCTGGGCGGTGAAAGAATCGGCGAGCAGGAAGGCGGCTCGTTCGCGGAAGGAGTCTTCGATTTTGCCCTGGAGCGGGATGATGGCGCCTTCGGCCTGGTCGACCCGCTCCTGCAGCATGGCGATATCCATTTCTCGGTCGGTCCGGTACTCGCGTTCGGTGCGAACCAGCTCGGACGGGTTGCCGGACACGTTGATTTCCTGATGCCGGAAGGCGGCCTTGCGGTAGTTGGCGGGGTTCGCGACGTCCATCAGGTGCACCTCGCCGTCGTACAGCGAGAACTGAAGGTTGCTGCCGCCGCCGGTGACTTTGAGGTATCCGGAGTCGGCCACGATAATGCGGGGCTTGGCGTCATCACGCGTATCGCTGATCCGCACTCCTTCCACTCGCGACGTGGCGTGATTGATCTTGTCTATCAGGATCAGATAGCCGGGGATATCGTTGATAAAAACGCCCGAGCGGAAGACGAGGGTTGGTCGCATGTTGCGGATATCGGAGGACAGCTGCCGGGCTTCCTTGTTGAGATCGGGCAGGATTTTGTCGTTGAATTGCACCATGAGGTACGTAATTACGCATCCGGCGGCAAGCAGCGGCAGCAATACGCGGAGCAGGTTCACGCCGGAGGCTTTCATGGCGATGATTTCCATGTCGGACCCCATGCGGCCGAACGCCATCAGAGTCGCCACGAGCACCGACATAGGTACCGACAGCGCCAGCATCCAAGCCAGATTCAGCGCGATCAGTTCGAGCACGACCCAGATGGAGAGGTCTTTGTCGATCACCTGGTTGACGATGCGCGGGACATAGTCGATCACGAGGAGAAAGGTCACGGTGACAAACGCGAAAATAAACGGGGCGACGTGTTCCCGGAGGATGTAACGGCTCAGGATTTTCATAAGTATTTGCCAATATAGGTCTTATACACGCGCGGACAACATCAATATTAATGTGATGCAAAACCGTTTACTTGCCGGTATCGGGATAATACATTTGGCGGTATGGA encodes the following:
- a CDS encoding LptF/LptG family permease; amino-acid sequence: MKILSRYILREHVAPFIFAFVTVTFLLVIDYVPRIVNQVIDKDLSIWVVLELIALNLAWMLALSVPMSVLVATLMAFGRMGSDMEIIAMKASGVNLLRVLLPLLAAGCVITYLMVQFNDKILPDLNKEARQLSSDIRNMRPTLVFRSGVFINDIPGYLILIDKINHATSRVEGVRISDTRDDAKPRIIVADSGYLKVTGGGSNLQFSLYDGEVHLMDVANPANYRKAAFRHQEINVSGNPSELVRTEREYRTDREMDIAMLQERVDQAEGAIIPLQGKIEDSFRERAAFLLADSFTAQMSDIKVDSIAYLRLKNEVAGWHRLVERNREQMVAQKKIMSKFDLEIHKKYSIPAASLAFILIGAPLGILSRRGGMGMAIAISILLFIVYWAFLIGGEDIADRGLMDPFWAMWSANFLVGGLGIYLLYIVVTERPMFAWFRRIG